A genome region from Musa acuminata AAA Group cultivar baxijiao chromosome BXJ3-5, Cavendish_Baxijiao_AAA, whole genome shotgun sequence includes the following:
- the LOC135637900 gene encoding soluble inorganic pyrophosphatase-like isoform X1, translating to MGWISTINNGNVEGRGAASRPLLTSRQRPARRGEPDPPSYKAPPPTTSLSVSHWRRHPSEPRPSLADPFRVLISSASRNMSEGDETASTENHAAPQLNERILSSMSRRSVAAHPWHDLEIGPGAPGVFNVVVEITKGSKVKYELDKKTGLIKVDRILYSSVVYPHNYGFIPRTLCEDSDPLDVLVLMQEPVLPGCFLRARAIGLMPMIDQGEKDDKIIAVCADDPEYRHFNDLNELSPHRLNEIRRFFEDYKKNENKEVAVNEFLPANTAREAIQHSMDLYAQYILHTLRR from the exons ATGGGTTGGATCTCAACCATAAATAACGGAAATGTTGAAGGACGAGGCGCAGCCTCCCGCCCTCTCCTCACGTCACGCCAGCGACCCGCTCGGCGCGGCGAACCCGATCCGCCATCCTATAAAGCCCCTCCCCCCACAACCTCCCTCTCAGTCTCTCACTGGCGAAGGCATCCTTCGGAGCCGCGACCATCTCTTGCCGACCCCTTTAGGGTTTTGATTTCTTCCGCCTCGAG AAATATGAGTGAAGGGGATGAGACTGCATCAACAGAGAATCACGCAGCTCCACAGCTGAATGAAAGGATTCTATCATCTATGTCAAGGAGATCAGTAGCTGCACATCCTTGGCATGATCTTGAAATAG GTCCCGGTGCTCCTGGTGTGTTCAATGTT GTGGTGGAGATTACCAAAGGAAGTAAAGTTAAATACGAACTTGACAAGAAGACAGGGCTAATTAAG GTGGATCGGATCCTGTACTCATCAGTAGTCTACCCTCATAATTATGGTTTCATTCCTCGCACACTTTGTGAAGACAGTGACCCACTGGATGTTTTGGTTCTGATGCAG GAACCAGTTCTACCTGGATGCTTTCTACGAGCCAGGGCCATTGGTCTCATGCCTATGATTGATCAG GGGGAGAAAGATGATAAGATCATTGCAGTTTGTGCTGATGATCCTGAGTATCGTCACTTCAATGACCTCAATGAGTTGTCCCCTCATCGTCTTAATGAGATTCGGCGCTTCTTTGAAGACT ACAAAAAAAATGAGAACAAAGAGGTTGCAGTCAATGAATTCTTGCCTGCAAACACTGCTCGAGAAGCCATCCAACACTCAAT GGATCTTTATGCTCAGTATATCCTGCATACCTTGAGGCGGTAG
- the LOC135637900 gene encoding soluble inorganic pyrophosphatase-like isoform X2 has protein sequence MSEGDETASTENHAAPQLNERILSSMSRRSVAAHPWHDLEIGPGAPGVFNVVVEITKGSKVKYELDKKTGLIKVDRILYSSVVYPHNYGFIPRTLCEDSDPLDVLVLMQEPVLPGCFLRARAIGLMPMIDQGEKDDKIIAVCADDPEYRHFNDLNELSPHRLNEIRRFFEDYKKNENKEVAVNEFLPANTAREAIQHSMDLYAQYILHTLRR, from the exons ATGAGTGAAGGGGATGAGACTGCATCAACAGAGAATCACGCAGCTCCACAGCTGAATGAAAGGATTCTATCATCTATGTCAAGGAGATCAGTAGCTGCACATCCTTGGCATGATCTTGAAATAG GTCCCGGTGCTCCTGGTGTGTTCAATGTT GTGGTGGAGATTACCAAAGGAAGTAAAGTTAAATACGAACTTGACAAGAAGACAGGGCTAATTAAG GTGGATCGGATCCTGTACTCATCAGTAGTCTACCCTCATAATTATGGTTTCATTCCTCGCACACTTTGTGAAGACAGTGACCCACTGGATGTTTTGGTTCTGATGCAG GAACCAGTTCTACCTGGATGCTTTCTACGAGCCAGGGCCATTGGTCTCATGCCTATGATTGATCAG GGGGAGAAAGATGATAAGATCATTGCAGTTTGTGCTGATGATCCTGAGTATCGTCACTTCAATGACCTCAATGAGTTGTCCCCTCATCGTCTTAATGAGATTCGGCGCTTCTTTGAAGACT ACAAAAAAAATGAGAACAAAGAGGTTGCAGTCAATGAATTCTTGCCTGCAAACACTGCTCGAGAAGCCATCCAACACTCAAT GGATCTTTATGCTCAGTATATCCTGCATACCTTGAGGCGGTAG
- the LOC103986363 gene encoding SKP1-interacting partner 15 has product MLDGRMDRDEEEEEMEEEELGPDGTPMPWPTSPILLLPRDALYNVLGRLTLREALACRPVCRVFLDALSSTPFLASLAPLRLLALRHPRAAEASSAPSLYAFDPSLRRWLRLPLAFLPFRSSSPVTASPSPSLLYLWVDAVPSASTVAGAKNHPKSLAVCNPLTGSHRLLPPLGSAWSRHGTVLAGPGGAVLVVTELAALSYAPGTDRWLKFPLSLPSKPRSPILMSGAVFALCDVGTPWRSQWKLFSCHLRDLGGTRGWTSLDRHEWRDMFNILKRPRLLPGAGGRRILMIGGLRSSFAVDGPCSTVMILRLDLATIEWEEAGRMPQEMYRCFGGGVFGPMAAPAAAGGNNKVKVFGGDGRIWFSGKRVRGKLIMWEEDDIGGSGGGLWSWVDGIPGYNEGMYRGFVFDAGFTATP; this is encoded by the coding sequence ATGCTCGATGGTCGCATGGATCGcgacgaagaggaggaagagatggaggaggaggaattGGGGCCGGATGGTACGCCGATGCCGTGGCCGACAAGCCCGATCCTACTCCTCCCTCGGGACGCGCTCTATAACGTCCTCGGTCGCCTTACCCTCCGCGAGGCGCTCGCTTGCCGCCCCGTCTGCCGCGTCTTCCTTGACGCCCTCTCCTCCACTCCCTTCTTGGCGTCCCTAGCCCCGCTCCGCCTCCTCGCCCTCCGCCACCCCCGGGCCGCCGAAGCTTCCTCCGCGCCCTCGCTCTACGCCTTCGATCCCTCCCTCCGTCGTTGGCTCCGGCTCCCCCTCGCCTTTCTCCCGTTCCGATCTTCTTCCCCCGTCACCGCCTCCCCTTCCCCCTCTCTCCTCTACCTGTGGGTCGATGCCGTCCCCTCCGCCTCCACCGTCGCCGGTGCCAAGAACCACCCTAAATCCCTCGCCGTATGCAATCCCCTCACCGGATCCCACCGCCTCCTCCCCCCGCTCGGCTCTGCCTGGTCCCGCCACGGCACCGTCCTCGCCGGCCCTGGCGGCGCCGTCCTTGTCGTCACGGAGCTCGCCGCCCTATCCTACGCCCCAGGCACCGATCGCTGGCTTAAGTTCCCCTTAAGCCTCCCCTCCAAGCCGCGGAGCCCGATCCTGATGTCCGGCGCCGTTTTCGCTCTCTGCGACGTCGGCACCCCCTGGCGGAGCCAGTGGAAGCTCTTCTCCTGCCACCTACGCGACCTCGGCGGCACCCGCGGGTGGACCTCGCTCGATCGGCACGAGTGGCGAGACATGTTTAACATCCTGAAGCGGCCGCGGCTCCTTCCTGGTGCGGGGGGCAGGCGGATTCTGATGATCGGAGGGTTGAGGTCCTCGTTCGCGGTGGACGGTCCATGCTCGACGGTCATGATCCTGAGGCTGGATCTGGCGACGATTGAGTGGGAGGAAGCGGGGAGGATGCCGCAGGAGATGTACAGGTGCTTTGGAGGTGGAGTCTTTGGGCCAATGGCAGCACCAGCGGCAGCTGGGGGCAACAATAAGGTGAAAGTCTTTGGTGGAGATGGGAGGATATGGTTCTCAGGGAAGAGGGTGAGAGGAAAGCTGATAATGTGGGAGGAGGACGACATCGGAGGTAGTGGCGGTGGCCTGTGGAGTTGGGTGGACGGTATTCCAGGTTACAATGAGGGCATGTACAGGGGTTTTGTGTTTGATGCTGGATTCACTGCTACACCTTGA